The sequence below is a genomic window from Prochlorococcus marinus CUG1438.
TCCTTATCAACAGGAACAGACTTAGGTGCTGATTTTTGTTCAACAGGCTTTACAGGAGATTTTTTTGGTACTACATCTTGCGGAAAGTTTGAGGCTCTTTTACTAAAAAATTTTTGAATAAAAGAAAAAACTCCTATTACTACTGGTATATGAGCTAAGCCACCTGCGATAACTGTTGATTGTGAATACATTTTTTAGTTTTCTTTATATAAAAGATTATCAATTTGTATTGTAATTTGTAGTGATTTTACAAAAATGGTTACGTTTTGAGATCGGAATAAATAAGCGAAATTATTTTTATTTTTCAGTATTTGTTGTTTTTATCTGTATAGTTACACAGAAATAATTTTTTATCTTTTTAAAAAATTGATTTATGAATAATCCTCAAGGATCAGTAGATCATTCTAAAAATGACTACAGGACAATTGAGCAAACCATGGAAAAGCTTTCTGGCGGAACGAGAAGACTTGCAGCTCAGCTAACTACTTCAGCAAGTTTCGATTCTTTGTGGAATGTTTTAACAGATTATGATCGACTAAACTTATACATCCCAAATCTATTGTCAAGCAAAAAAATATATCAAAAGAAAAATAATGTCCACTTAAAACAAGTTGGGGCACAAGATTTTCTCGGAATGAAATTTTCAGCTGAAGTAACTATCGATTTATTTGAGGATAAAGAACTTGGCCTTTTAGAATTCAGTTTGATTAAAGGTGATTTCAGAAAATTTGAAGGCAGTTGGAAAATTCAAAATATTAAAGATACTTCAAAAAATTCATTAATCTATGACCTTACTGTTCAGGGTTGTCAGTGGATGCCCATAGGGATGATAGAGAAAAGACTAAAAAAGGATCTTTCAGAAAACTTAATAGCTGTCGATAGACAAGCAAAATCATCACAAAATTAGTTTATTTTTTTAGAAAATAGCCCCAAGGGGATTCGAACCCCTGTCGCCTCCGTGAAAGGGAGGTGTCCTAGGCCTCTAGACGATGGGGCCTGGAAGTTAGCATAACTGCTTATTAAAAATTAAGAGTAAAGCTAGCCTTTCGTCAAGTTTTGTTGCTCTTTGTTTTGTCCTTGCCACACAGGAACGGTGAAATGGAAGCATGAACCAACTCCCATCTCAGATACAACC
It includes:
- a CDS encoding oligoketide cyclase, with protein sequence MNNPQGSVDHSKNDYRTIEQTMEKLSGGTRRLAAQLTTSASFDSLWNVLTDYDRLNLYIPNLLSSKKIYQKKNNVHLKQVGAQDFLGMKFSAEVTIDLFEDKELGLLEFSLIKGDFRKFEGSWKIQNIKDTSKNSLIYDLTVQGCQWMPIGMIEKRLKKDLSENLIAVDRQAKSSQN